The proteins below are encoded in one region of Thermosulfurimonas marina:
- a CDS encoding HU family DNA-binding protein, which yields MKKRDLALRLSVHFPDLRRKDLEALVEAAFEEMTQALLEDRPLEFRGFGRLEVHHGRERLFVNPKNQKTYHVRGNRRVVFKVGKDLQERLNRPPRAVLDLGTQTFRLALGKGEGRGLRVIFRHRVNVRLGEGFREGKLSPQAIQRGLATLAEFRKILDHLGVEQVQAVGTAILREAQNAEDFHREARRLGFAIRPIPGEEEAELVLKGVLHGLKLADPFFLVDAGGGSTEVSLVREGRRIWGVSLPFGAVKLRERFVRDYPLTREEFQGLRNYLVREFQNLRPPEIPSRFVACGGTASLLAALDLRLAYYLPEKLHGHRLPLERVQALVDHLRGLSLSKIARLRGMERGREDIALPGILIYEQLMRHFGLKELLVSEWGLLEGLLLSF from the coding sequence ATGAAAAAAAGAGATCTGGCCCTGAGGCTTTCGGTCCACTTTCCGGATCTTCGGAGGAAGGATCTGGAGGCCCTGGTGGAGGCGGCCTTTGAGGAGATGACCCAGGCCCTCCTCGAAGACCGTCCGCTGGAATTTCGGGGCTTTGGCCGCTTGGAGGTCCATCACGGGCGGGAGCGTCTTTTTGTCAATCCCAAAAATCAGAAGACCTACCATGTCCGGGGCAACCGCCGGGTGGTCTTCAAGGTGGGAAAGGATCTCCAGGAGAGATTGAATCGTCCTCCTCGGGCCGTCTTAGATCTGGGCACCCAGACCTTTCGTCTGGCCCTGGGGAAAGGAGAGGGCCGGGGCCTGCGGGTCATCTTCCGGCACCGGGTAAATGTTCGGCTAGGGGAGGGATTCCGGGAAGGAAAGTTGAGTCCGCAGGCCATCCAGAGGGGTCTGGCGACCCTTGCGGAATTCCGGAAGATCCTGGACCACCTGGGGGTCGAGCAGGTGCAGGCCGTGGGGACGGCCATCCTGCGGGAGGCCCAAAATGCCGAGGACTTTCATCGCGAGGCCCGGCGCCTGGGCTTTGCTATAAGACCTATCCCTGGCGAGGAGGAAGCGGAGCTGGTCTTAAAGGGGGTGCTCCACGGCCTCAAACTTGCCGACCCCTTTTTCCTGGTAGATGCCGGAGGAGGAAGTACGGAGGTCTCCCTGGTACGTGAAGGCCGGCGTATCTGGGGGGTGAGTCTTCCCTTTGGAGCGGTGAAATTGCGGGAGCGCTTTGTCCGAGATTATCCCCTGACCCGGGAGGAGTTTCAGGGCCTGCGGAACTATTTGGTGCGGGAGTTCCAGAATCTCCGTCCTCCGGAGATTCCTTCCCGGTTCGTGGCCTGCGGGGGCACGGCTAGCCTTCTGGCCGCTCTGGATCTCCGCCTGGCCTACTATCTCCCGGAGAAGCTTCACGGCCATCGTCTCCCTCTGGAAAGGGTTCAGGCCCTGGTGGACCACCTGCGGGGGCTTTCCCTTTCCAAAATTGCTCGCCTGCGGGGTATGGAGCGCGGGCGGGAGGATATCGCCCTTCCGGGAATCCTGATCTATGAACAGCTTATGCGTCACTTCGGCCTCAAGGAACTTCTGGTCAGCGAATGGGGTCTTTTGGAAGGCCTCCTCTTGTCTTTTTGA
- the guaB gene encoding IMP dehydrogenase translates to MLEFYWEGEALTFDDVLLVPAYSEVLPREVDVSTYITPKIRLNIPIVSAAMDTVTEARMAISMAREGGLGVIHRNMSIEEQCREVERVKKSESGMILDPVTVGPETPIREVLRLMEEYHISGIPVVEGPEKKLLGIVTNRDLRFETALDRPVREVMTRENLITAPPGVTLEEAKRILHENRIEKLLIVDENFCLKGLITIKDIEKLRKYPHACKDELGRLRVGAAVGTGPERLAHAEALLKAGCDVLVVDAAHGHSRNVIETVKDIKAHFPEAQVIAGNVATAEGAEALIKAGADGIKVGVGPGSICTTRIVAGVGVPQITAIHACAQVADRYGVPVIADGGIKFSGDITKAIGAGAHAVMIGSLLAGTEEAPGETILYEGRTYKIYRGMGSLGAMMSGRAARERYGQAEGPAKFVPEGIEGRVPYRGPVSNMIFQLVGGLRSGMGYCGCRTIEELRRKARFVRITMAGLRESHVHDVAIVKEAPNYWLGR, encoded by the coding sequence ATGTTGGAGTTTTATTGGGAAGGCGAAGCCCTTACCTTTGATGACGTTCTCTTAGTCCCGGCCTACTCCGAGGTCCTTCCCCGGGAAGTGGATGTTTCCACCTATATCACCCCGAAGATCCGGCTCAATATTCCCATTGTTTCCGCGGCCATGGATACGGTAACCGAGGCCCGCATGGCCATCAGTATGGCCCGGGAAGGGGGATTGGGGGTCATCCACCGCAACATGAGTATTGAGGAACAGTGCCGGGAGGTGGAACGGGTCAAGAAGTCCGAAAGCGGGATGATTCTCGATCCCGTGACTGTGGGACCGGAGACCCCCATTCGGGAGGTCCTGCGCCTCATGGAGGAATATCACATTTCGGGAATTCCGGTGGTGGAGGGCCCGGAGAAAAAACTCCTGGGGATTGTGACCAACCGGGATCTCCGGTTTGAGACCGCTTTAGATCGGCCGGTCAGGGAGGTCATGACCCGGGAGAATCTGATCACCGCGCCCCCGGGAGTGACCCTGGAGGAGGCCAAGCGTATCCTCCACGAAAACCGCATCGAAAAACTCCTGATCGTGGACGAGAATTTCTGTCTCAAAGGTCTCATTACCATCAAGGATATCGAGAAATTGCGGAAGTATCCCCACGCCTGTAAGGATGAATTAGGGAGACTCCGGGTGGGGGCAGCCGTGGGAACCGGGCCAGAAAGGCTGGCTCATGCGGAGGCCCTGCTTAAGGCCGGCTGTGACGTTCTGGTAGTGGATGCCGCCCATGGCCATTCCCGGAACGTGATCGAGACCGTCAAAGATATTAAGGCCCATTTTCCGGAAGCCCAGGTCATCGCCGGGAATGTGGCCACCGCCGAAGGAGCCGAGGCCCTGATCAAGGCCGGGGCCGACGGGATCAAGGTGGGGGTGGGTCCGGGATCCATCTGTACCACCCGGATTGTGGCCGGGGTGGGGGTGCCTCAGATCACGGCCATCCATGCCTGTGCCCAGGTGGCGGATCGTTACGGGGTGCCGGTGATCGCCGATGGAGGAATCAAGTTTTCCGGGGATATCACCAAGGCCATCGGGGCCGGGGCCCACGCGGTGATGATCGGCTCCCTTCTTGCTGGAACCGAGGAGGCCCCGGGAGAGACCATTCTTTATGAGGGTCGGACTTACAAGATCTACCGGGGTATGGGCTCTCTGGGGGCCATGATGAGCGGGCGGGCGGCCCGGGAGCGTTACGGTCAGGCGGAGGGACCGGCCAAATTCGTTCCCGAGGGTATTGAGGGGCGGGTGCCTTACCGGGGGCCGGTCTCCAACATGATCTTCCAATTGGTAGGCGGCCTGCGGTCGGGGATGGGCTACTGTGGCTGTCGGACCATTGAGGAACTCCGCCGCAAGGCCCGATTTGTAAGGATCACCATGGCGGGCTTGCGTGAAAGTCACGTACACGACGTAGCCATCGTCAAAGAGGCGCCCAATTACTGGCTAGGGAGGTAG
- a CDS encoding type II secretion system F family protein — protein sequence MPLYHWVGKTLSGEVRRGEMEAADAKLVEARLRRLQITPLKVEERKESFLARFQPKKVSGGELAVFTRQLATMLESGLPLVQALEALASQQKNPYFREVIRKVKSSVEGGSSLADALREFPKVFDTLYCQMVEAGEAGGNLDTILSRLATYQEKIQAIKSKIKHAMMYPIVIIVVTILVLSVIMVFVIPKFAQMFAEAGQALPLPTQIVIAASNLTKRYFPFFVLGVIVLVFLLKRYYATERGRYQIDKLLLRLPLFGDLFHKSALARFSRTLSSLIASGVPLLQGLSIAGRVSGNRVIERVVEEVRVSVSEGQSIAEPMAVSGYFPHMVTQMISVGEATGALEQMLDKVADFYEDEVDRTVDTMSTLIEPILIVFLGGIIGSIIVSLYLPIFKLASVAGG from the coding sequence ATGCCCCTCTATCACTGGGTAGGCAAGACCCTTTCCGGAGAGGTCCGGCGGGGGGAAATGGAGGCCGCAGACGCCAAGTTAGTGGAGGCCCGGCTAAGGCGTCTCCAGATTACGCCCCTTAAGGTCGAAGAGCGCAAAGAATCCTTCCTGGCCCGCTTCCAGCCCAAGAAGGTAAGCGGAGGCGAACTTGCCGTCTTCACCCGGCAGCTGGCCACCATGCTGGAGTCGGGGCTCCCTCTGGTGCAGGCCCTAGAGGCCCTGGCCAGCCAGCAAAAAAATCCCTACTTTCGGGAGGTCATCCGGAAGGTCAAGAGTTCGGTGGAGGGAGGAAGCAGTCTGGCAGATGCCCTGCGGGAATTTCCCAAGGTCTTCGACACCCTCTATTGTCAGATGGTGGAGGCCGGAGAGGCCGGGGGAAATCTGGATACCATTCTCTCCCGCCTGGCCACTTATCAAGAAAAGATTCAGGCCATCAAATCCAAAATCAAGCACGCCATGATGTATCCGATAGTGATTATCGTAGTGACCATCCTGGTCCTCTCCGTGATTATGGTCTTCGTGATTCCCAAGTTCGCCCAGATGTTTGCCGAAGCCGGCCAGGCCCTGCCGCTTCCCACCCAGATCGTGATTGCCGCCAGCAACCTCACCAAGAGATACTTTCCTTTCTTTGTTTTGGGAGTGATCGTTTTAGTTTTTCTCTTAAAACGTTACTACGCCACAGAAAGAGGGCGCTATCAGATAGACAAGCTTCTTTTACGTCTTCCTCTTTTCGGAGATCTCTTTCATAAATCGGCTTTGGCTCGGTTTTCCCGCACTCTGAGCAGTCTCATTGCCAGCGGAGTGCCTCTTCTCCAGGGGCTTTCCATTGCCGGAAGGGTCTCAGGCAATCGGGTCATCGAAAGGGTGGTGGAGGAGGTTCGGGTAAGTGTCTCGGAGGGGCAGTCCATTGCCGAACCTATGGCCGTAAGCGGGTATTTCCCCCACATGGTCACCCAAATGATTTCTGTAGGAGAGGCCACCGGGGCCCTGGAACAGATGCTAGACAAGGTGGCCGATTTCTACGAGGACGAGGTGGACCGCACCGTGGACACCATGTCCACCCTCATTGAGCCCATATTGATTGTTTTTCTAGGAGGCATAATCGGAAGCATTATCGTATCCCTTTATCTACCCATCTTTAAGCTAGCCAGTGTGGCTGGAGGTTAG
- a CDS encoding DnaJ C-terminal domain-containing protein, protein MPKDYYKILGVPRNASQEEIKRAYRRLALKYHPDRNRGNKEAEEKFKEINEAYAVLSDPEKRRQYDLFGSAEFERRFSQEDIFRGFNFESIFRDLGIDFDLGGFFRFGEGSRDFTLNLGDLFSHLFGTGPRTYQASKETEMELELPVSLEEVLQGGEKVLMVAPLGRPEKVKVHLPPGVKEGQRLRLRAKGPLGPDGRRRDLFLRVKIEPHPRFRREGNDLETTVKVPLTTLLLGGEHEVETLEGKRIKVKIPPATAPGARLRLRGLGLPSGNGTRGDLYLRLEALLPKKLTSKQKELLKALKEAGL, encoded by the coding sequence ATGCCCAAGGACTATTACAAAATCTTGGGAGTGCCCCGTAACGCCAGCCAGGAAGAAATCAAAAGGGCCTACCGCCGCCTGGCCCTCAAGTATCATCCGGACCGCAACCGGGGCAACAAGGAGGCCGAAGAAAAGTTCAAAGAGATCAACGAGGCCTACGCCGTCCTTTCCGACCCCGAAAAGCGCCGGCAGTACGATCTTTTCGGCTCGGCCGAATTTGAACGGCGCTTCAGCCAGGAAGACATTTTTCGAGGTTTCAATTTTGAAAGCATCTTCCGGGATCTAGGGATAGATTTTGATCTGGGAGGCTTTTTCCGTTTCGGAGAGGGCTCCCGGGACTTCACCCTTAACCTGGGAGACCTCTTCAGCCATCTTTTCGGGACCGGGCCGCGGACCTATCAGGCTTCTAAAGAAACGGAGATGGAGCTGGAACTCCCGGTCTCTCTCGAAGAGGTCCTTCAGGGGGGAGAAAAAGTCCTCATGGTGGCCCCCTTGGGGCGGCCTGAAAAGGTAAAGGTGCATCTTCCCCCGGGAGTAAAAGAGGGCCAGCGACTCCGCTTGCGGGCCAAAGGCCCCCTGGGGCCAGATGGACGCAGACGGGACCTATTCTTACGGGTCAAGATTGAGCCTCATCCCCGCTTCCGCCGAGAAGGAAACGATCTGGAAACTACGGTAAAAGTCCCTCTCACCACCCTTCTTCTGGGTGGAGAACACGAGGTGGAAACCTTGGAGGGAAAACGGATCAAGGTAAAAATCCCCCCGGCCACCGCCCCGGGCGCGCGCCTGCGTCTGCGGGGACTGGGGCTTCCCTCCGGGAACGGAACCCGAGGGGACCTCTATCTCCGTCTGGAAGCTCTTCTTCCCAAAAAGCTCACTTCCAAACAGAAGGAACTTCTCAAGGCCTTGAAGGAGGCCGGCCTCTAA
- the resB gene encoding cytochrome c biogenesis protein ResB, producing MRRIFDSLASLRLAIVLFLILAATSILGTFIPQGREPGFYLAQYGPFWGKLINFLSLYDAYHSWWYVALLSLFLLNLIFCSWKRFPVSLGLYRKDPFGVDPARLPQARSLLIRAPLEEIRQRLEGFRFRPLESGFLGVKDRYRWSYFAVYFVHGSILIIILGALIGALWGFRGSLSILEGETGRRVIPFSRKKAFITLPFALKLEKFEIEFYPNGMPKDYRSQVTVIDGPRSFPYLIRVNHPLTYKGVKVYQATYQEYAILTVEVKKGRHTKELIVKPFADGEWLEEGLTVGLIRYGEAHGFRMAQVWVKKEGAEPQMVWLIEGHQQTLSFSPEKFTLSLQGVRPVFMSGFQVRKDPGAPLVYLGCILMILGVFAAFFFTHRRLWVYLVPEKDGVRVTIGGYRKRYRADLKREIEDLLTKLERELS from the coding sequence ATGAGAAGAATCTTCGATAGCCTGGCCTCTCTGCGTCTGGCCATAGTCCTTTTTTTGATCCTGGCTGCGACCTCCATCCTGGGAACCTTCATTCCCCAGGGAAGGGAGCCCGGATTTTACCTGGCCCAATACGGCCCCTTCTGGGGAAAGCTTATTAACTTCCTTTCTCTCTATGATGCCTATCATTCCTGGTGGTATGTAGCCCTCCTTTCCCTCTTTCTGCTCAATCTTATCTTTTGTTCCTGGAAGAGATTCCCGGTCTCTCTGGGGCTCTATCGCAAGGACCCCTTCGGGGTGGATCCGGCTCGCCTGCCCCAGGCCCGAAGCCTCTTGATCCGGGCCCCACTGGAAGAAATACGTCAGCGCCTGGAAGGCTTCCGATTCCGTCCCTTAGAGTCGGGATTCTTGGGAGTAAAAGATCGCTATCGCTGGAGTTATTTTGCGGTCTATTTCGTCCACGGCTCCATCCTGATCATCATCCTCGGGGCCCTGATCGGGGCCCTCTGGGGTTTCCGGGGCTCCCTGAGTATCCTCGAGGGGGAGACCGGTCGGAGGGTGATCCCCTTTTCCCGGAAAAAAGCCTTTATCACCCTGCCCTTTGCCCTAAAACTCGAAAAATTTGAGATCGAGTTCTATCCCAACGGGATGCCCAAAGACTATCGCTCTCAGGTCACGGTCATAGATGGCCCACGTTCCTTCCCTTACCTCATCCGGGTGAACCACCCCTTGACCTATAAGGGGGTGAAAGTCTATCAGGCCACCTATCAGGAGTACGCCATCCTTACCGTAGAAGTAAAAAAAGGCCGGCATACCAAGGAACTCATCGTAAAGCCTTTTGCCGATGGAGAATGGCTGGAGGAGGGCCTCACCGTGGGGCTTATCCGCTACGGAGAGGCCCACGGATTCCGTATGGCCCAGGTGTGGGTCAAGAAGGAGGGGGCCGAGCCCCAGATGGTCTGGCTTATTGAAGGACACCAGCAGACCCTCTCCTTTTCTCCAGAAAAATTCACCCTTAGCCTTCAAGGGGTTCGTCCAGTATTTATGAGCGGCTTTCAGGTGCGCAAAGATCCGGGGGCGCCCCTGGTCTATTTAGGCTGTATCCTCATGATCCTCGGAGTCTTTGCCGCCTTTTTCTTCACCCACCGCCGACTCTGGGTCTATCTAGTCCCCGAAAAAGACGGAGTACGGGTCACCATAGGCGGATATCGCAAACGCTACCGGGCCGACCTCAAGAGAGAGATCGAGGACCTCTTGACGAAGTTGGAAAGGGAGTTAAGTTAA
- a CDS encoding twin-arginine translocase TatA/TatE family subunit: MFGGIGLPEILLVVLIIVLIFGASKLPELGRGLGEGIRNFKKSIKEEENEKNLR; encoded by the coding sequence ATGTTCGGCGGAATAGGGCTTCCAGAAATCCTTTTGGTAGTGCTTATTATTGTCCTCATCTTCGGGGCCAGCAAACTCCCGGAGCTGGGACGTGGGCTGGGAGAAGGGATTCGCAATTTCAAAAAGTCGATCAAAGAGGAAGAAAATGAGAAGAATCTTCGATAG
- a CDS encoding NOL1/NOP2/sun family putative RNA methylase produces MERSLERAEDYFARYREIIPDYEGFLESLSEPLPLYFRLNTLKTKDPEPVISGLTRQGFRVEKTEIPWFFRVEPREASLGNTEEYYLGLIYPMTLSSSLPVYALDPQPGELILDLCAAPGSKTTQIAQWTEDRAVIAANDRRLDRITALVANLRRLGVACALTTVYRGEMYPLEVSFDKVLVDAPCSGEGRYRKGYEGELLYQKEGRTNLSGIQKGLLVRAFDLLKPGGILVYSTCTINPEENEAVVDYLLRKRQAELLDWEAPLPARPGLTEWEGRPFHPELVKAKRFFPHEIQAVGFFVAKLRRRI; encoded by the coding sequence ATGGAAAGATCTCTTGAACGGGCCGAGGACTACTTTGCCCGCTACCGAGAGATTATCCCTGACTATGAGGGATTTCTGGAGTCCCTCTCCGAGCCTCTTCCCCTCTACTTCCGCCTGAATACCCTCAAAACCAAAGATCCCGAACCGGTGATTTCCGGGCTCACCCGACAGGGGTTTCGGGTAGAAAAAACAGAGATCCCCTGGTTTTTCCGGGTGGAACCTCGGGAGGCCTCCCTGGGAAACACTGAAGAGTATTATCTGGGACTCATCTACCCCATGACCCTTTCGAGTTCTCTTCCGGTCTATGCCCTGGACCCTCAACCCGGAGAGCTCATTTTGGATCTCTGTGCGGCCCCAGGGAGCAAAACCACCCAGATCGCCCAGTGGACCGAAGATCGGGCGGTCATCGCAGCCAACGACCGGCGTCTAGACCGCATTACCGCCCTGGTGGCCAATCTCCGGCGCTTAGGGGTAGCCTGTGCCCTCACTACCGTCTACCGGGGAGAGATGTATCCCCTGGAGGTGAGTTTCGACAAAGTCCTGGTGGACGCCCCCTGCTCTGGAGAGGGACGCTACCGGAAGGGCTACGAGGGAGAACTCCTCTATCAAAAAGAAGGGCGCACCAACCTTTCGGGAATTCAGAAAGGCCTCCTGGTACGGGCCTTCGATCTCCTCAAGCCCGGAGGGATCCTGGTCTATTCCACCTGCACCATCAATCCCGAGGAGAACGAGGCCGTGGTGGACTACCTCCTGCGTAAGCGCCAGGCCGAACTCTTGGATTGGGAGGCCCCCCTTCCCGCCCGCCCCGGGCTTACCGAATGGGAAGGACGTCCCTTTCATCCGGAGCTGGTGAAGGCCAAGCGGTTTTTTCCCCATGAAATACAGGCCGTAGGGTTTTTCGTGGCCAAATTACGGAGAAGGATATGA
- a CDS encoding HAD family hydrolase, with the protein MKKALLFDLDGVILDSMPWHVRAWQEAFRELGLQVPEEALYLHEGAIELETARKIFEDQGVEPSAEFFRKIFQLQKKIFVEKYRRYVRPFPEVPDLLADLRREGRRLALVTSSHREILEEVLPEALRRLFHFIVTGDQVPRRKPHPDPYLVGLSGLGAPREEALAVENAPAGVRSAKGAGLFCLALTTTLPPEHLSEADLVLEDHRRLAEVLKNGKIS; encoded by the coding sequence ATGAAAAAGGCCCTTCTTTTCGATCTGGATGGGGTGATCCTGGACAGCATGCCCTGGCATGTGCGGGCCTGGCAGGAGGCCTTTCGTGAGTTGGGGCTCCAGGTGCCCGAGGAGGCCCTTTACCTCCATGAGGGAGCCATAGAACTGGAGACCGCCCGTAAGATCTTTGAAGATCAAGGAGTGGAGCCTAGCGCGGAATTTTTTCGAAAGATCTTTCAGCTTCAGAAGAAGATTTTTGTAGAAAAATACCGGCGATATGTGCGACCCTTCCCGGAGGTCCCGGACCTTCTAGCGGACTTGAGGCGGGAAGGCCGGCGCCTGGCCCTGGTCACCAGTTCCCACCGGGAGATCCTGGAAGAGGTCCTGCCCGAAGCCCTCCGGCGGCTCTTTCATTTCATAGTCACCGGAGACCAGGTCCCCCGACGCAAGCCCCACCCGGACCCCTACCTCGTGGGTCTTTCCGGGCTCGGGGCCCCGCGAGAGGAGGCCCTGGCCGTGGAAAACGCCCCGGCCGGGGTGCGTTCGGCCAAGGGAGCCGGGCTCTTCTGTCTGGCTCTGACCACCACCCTTCCCCCGGAGCACCTTTCCGAGGCCGACCTAGTGCTCGAGGATCACCGGCGGCTGGCCGAGGTCTTGAAGAATGGAAAGATCTCTTGA
- a CDS encoding DUF167 domain-containing protein yields MQPKARRTELAGSHGEALKIRVAAPALEGRANRALLEFLAQTLDLKKADLELLSGERSREKTVLIRGVSPEEVSRRLDLR; encoded by the coding sequence GTGCAGCCGAAGGCCCGACGGACTGAGCTGGCCGGTTCCCACGGAGAGGCCCTGAAGATAAGGGTGGCGGCCCCGGCGCTCGAGGGTCGGGCCAACCGGGCCCTGCTGGAATTTCTGGCCCAGACCCTGGACCTCAAAAAGGCCGATCTAGAGCTTCTTTCCGGGGAGAGGTCTCGAGAAAAGACCGTACTGATCAGGGGGGTCTCCCCGGAGGAGGTCTCCCGGAGGTTGGATCTGAGATGA
- a CDS encoding DivIVA domain-containing protein, giving the protein MITPKEIREKSFNVVPIGYSRKAVRAFLEEVADQLKELVRENHQLKDELARKEKEIQELQEEARAFREALRRLDEFAETIKAQAEAEAKKIVERAEAEAEALEKDIERLWRLREKIRLDLRALLISYLEHLEERLERDKAPSRGDAPADSRAAEGPTD; this is encoded by the coding sequence ATGATCACCCCTAAGGAAATTCGCGAAAAGAGCTTCAACGTGGTCCCCATCGGCTATAGCCGCAAAGCGGTAAGGGCCTTCCTGGAAGAGGTGGCGGATCAGCTCAAGGAACTGGTCCGGGAAAACCACCAACTCAAGGACGAGCTGGCCCGCAAGGAAAAAGAAATTCAGGAACTCCAGGAGGAGGCCCGGGCCTTCCGGGAGGCCTTGCGGAGGCTTGACGAATTTGCGGAGACCATTAAGGCCCAGGCGGAGGCCGAGGCCAAAAAGATTGTGGAAAGGGCCGAGGCCGAGGCCGAGGCCCTGGAAAAGGATATCGAAAGGCTCTGGAGGTTGCGGGAAAAGATCCGGCTCGACCTGCGGGCCCTGCTTATTTCCTATCTTGAGCACCTGGAGGAACGCCTTGAGCGCGATAAAGCCCCATCCAGAGGGGACGCTCCTGCGGATTCACGTGCAGCCGAAGGCCCGACGGACTGA
- a CDS encoding YggT family protein — MFVLSYFLTALARVLDMVLTLYMWIIIIRALISWVNPDPFNPIVRFLYQITEPVLWRVRRVLPPISGLDLSPLVVILGIVFLQQFLVPVLYEMALRLR; from the coding sequence ATGTTTGTGCTTTCCTATTTTTTGACCGCGTTAGCCCGGGTGCTGGACATGGTCCTCACCCTTTACATGTGGATTATCATCATCCGGGCCCTGATCTCCTGGGTAAATCCCGACCCCTTTAATCCCATAGTGCGTTTTCTTTACCAGATCACGGAGCCGGTCCTCTGGCGCGTGCGCCGGGTCCTCCCCCCTATCTCCGGGCTTGATCTCTCGCCCCTGGTAGTTATCCTAGGGATCGTCTTCCTGCAACAGTTTCTGGTACCGGTGCTTTACGAGATGGCCCTGAGGTTGCGCTGA
- a CDS encoding molybdopterin-binding protein has translation MRARTVPVEEAVGMVLPHDITEIRPGEFKGAAFRKGHIIRPEDVSHLKRLGKDHIYVLEMEPDEAHEDEAALRLARAVAGEGVTFSEEVREGKVTFTAAREGLFKVDTEALYRINLLGEIALTTRHGNFWVKKGEKLAGGRAIPLVVKKGLLEEVERIASESPGVLRVLPRKMERAGLVITGNEVYYGRIKDAFAPVMIPKLEAYGLSVSGPVFVPDDRARIREAIEGLLAEGVDLVLVTGGMSVDPDDVTRLAIADLGPEPFTYGAPVLPGNMFLVAYLGEKALLGVPACGMYHGVTILDLVLPRVLAGEVLTRKEIAALGHGGYCLHCKECRFPVCPFGRG, from the coding sequence GTGAGGGCTAGGACGGTCCCGGTGGAAGAGGCGGTGGGGATGGTTCTGCCCCACGATATTACGGAAATCCGTCCCGGGGAATTTAAGGGAGCGGCCTTCCGTAAGGGGCACATCATCCGGCCCGAGGATGTGTCCCATCTCAAGCGGTTGGGCAAAGACCACATTTACGTTCTGGAGATGGAACCGGACGAGGCCCACGAGGACGAGGCCGCTCTGCGTCTGGCCCGGGCCGTAGCCGGAGAGGGGGTGACCTTCTCCGAGGAGGTGCGGGAGGGTAAGGTCACCTTTACCGCCGCCCGGGAGGGCCTTTTTAAGGTGGACACGGAGGCCCTCTACCGCATCAATCTCCTGGGGGAAATTGCCCTGACCACCCGGCACGGAAATTTCTGGGTGAAAAAGGGGGAGAAACTGGCTGGAGGAAGGGCCATTCCCCTGGTGGTCAAAAAAGGTCTTCTGGAAGAAGTGGAGCGAATCGCCTCCGAAAGTCCCGGGGTGTTGCGGGTGCTTCCCCGGAAAATGGAACGGGCGGGACTGGTCATCACTGGAAATGAGGTCTATTACGGCCGCATAAAAGACGCCTTTGCCCCGGTGATGATTCCCAAGCTCGAGGCCTATGGCCTTTCTGTTTCCGGTCCGGTTTTCGTCCCCGACGACCGGGCCCGCATTCGGGAGGCCATCGAAGGTCTCCTGGCGGAGGGGGTGGACTTGGTCCTAGTTACCGGAGGAATGTCCGTGGACCCGGACGACGTGACCCGTCTGGCCATCGCCGACCTGGGGCCCGAGCCCTTTACTTACGGGGCCCCGGTGCTTCCGGGGAACATGTTTCTGGTAGCCTATCTGGGAGAAAAGGCCCTCCTGGGGGTCCCGGCCTGCGGAATGTATCACGGAGTGACCATTCTCGATCTGGTGCTTCCCCGGGTACTGGCCGGGGAGGTCCTCACCCGCAAAGAGATCGCCGCGCTAGGGCACGGAGGTTATTGTCTTCACTGTAAGGAATGCCGCTTCCCGGTCTGTCCTTTCGGAAGGGGGTAA